AATCATCCTAACTGCTAATTAAACTTCCTCTATGGCTATGTAATTGTTTCGATTTGACTTGCAGCAGGCCTCTTGATTTTGTGTGAAGCTTGTGCTTCATAATTGAAGTCAATAAAAGGAAAGGCAATTAGAATCATGCAACTGTATCATCACCCATATTCATTGGACAGCCAAAAGGTAAGGTTGGCTTTGGAAGAGAAGGGCATTGATTACACATCCTTCCATATGAATCCGATAACGGGCAAAAATTTGAGGCCTTCCTTCTTCAGAATGAACCCGACTGCAAAACTCCCTGTTTTCCAGAATGGTTCGCATGTCATCTTTGATACTATTGAAATCATTCAGTAAGTCTCATCCTATTCTTACAGCAtacttgttcttctttttgataTGGTTATGACGGATGTTTGTTTGATGTGATTTTCAACTGTTTTGGCATGTGATAATGAGAACTATCAGCTTCTCTAGCTAAGTAAGCCGAATAAAAGTATTTCTGGATTTCTGAGTAACTGAATGTATCCGTTGACAGGATGGGGGTATTGTGCTCTATTATGTACCATATTTTTTGCAGATTTATTCTGTCTgtcttcattctcttcttttgtgGAAATTTATAATGCTTTAGAAATTTACAGGTATATAGAGAGAATTGCAGTTGTCTCTGTTAATAATGATAGCATCGCCTTCAGCAGTGATGAAGTCATTCAATGGATGCATAGAATACAGGAGTGGAATCCAAAGTTTTTCACATTATCCCACGTCCCTGAGAAGTATCGGCAAGCAGTGTCCAAGTTTTTAGGAGAGTCTTGATTGCTCGGATGGCCGAGTCACCTGACCTGGCAAGTTCCTACCACCGCAAGCTAAAAGAGGCATATCACACCGAAGAGAAGCTGAGAGACCCAGAGGTTGTAAGGCGGAGCCAGGAACATCTAATCAGACTTCTCGATGAAATTGAGGACAGGTTGAGCGAGACAGCTTATATTGCAGGGGAAGAGTTCAGCATGGCAGATGTAATGTTCATTCCCGTGCTAGCTCGTTTAGCACTCTTGAATTTGGAAGATGAGTATATAAACAGCAGGCCAAACATGGCCGAATACTGGAGTTCGGTTCAGCAAAGGCCTTCCTACAAAAAAGTGATAGGAAGATACTTTGGCGGCTGGAGGAAGTACAAGACCCTGGCTAAGACTTGGTGCTTCATACGGCTGAGGAACACGCTGAAGAAGTATTAACTTCTTGACGCTGTAGGAATATCTCAAAACTGTAAAATGAGGGTGGGGAAAGTTTTAGCTGTGAATAGGTTCTGTAGTGTTTCCTCTCTTAGTTTTGAAAGAGCAGGCAGTTGAATTTTTCATGTACTGGACTGCTTTCTGTTCTGTATTCCCTTTAAGGTTAAAATAATTATGTAGAAAACAAGCGtgttatgaaaataaaaaattgtaaaggtTTGATTTTTTCGGTTGCAAGCAGTGAACTTCATTGAGTTTGCAGTCTTAGAGCACAATTCATCCGTATTCTAGATCTTTAAGATTCCTGATCTTTAGTAAAAGCTGGTGCAAGTTAGTATATCATAAGGCAGGGTAATGCTGCTGTTATTAGATATCAAGAGTTATGAGCAAAAGAGAGTTGATTGAAGCACTCCCTTGGCGAACCGCAACGATCCCATATCTGAGTCCCGGACGAGGGACCAGGCTACACATCTTGTGAATAGCTTGGACCGACAGACAGGCAAGGATTGGAGAGACAGAGCACTTCCTCTGGCGTCTCTATAAAGTGGCTCTACTTCCTGAAAGCTTTTGAGATAGCAATCCGCATCAGCTGCCTCGGCATAATTTTGGGAAGCAAGAAACTGCAGCGTCTGCATCCGAAAGGTCTTCGTACCTGGCCAGTGAACGACATTTCGTTGGAGGGATCTGCCATTCTTTCCCTAACCTGAACGCCTGACCCTTGTTCTGGCATTACTTTCCAGATTACAATGAATTGCACAAGTGACTGGTGCTCAGGGGACTACACTAGCTAGCCCTGTAGAATGGATCCCCAGAACACTAGACACAAGGCAGGAACATCTTGGGCATCTTTGCTCGGCTTCCACACTGGAGCAACACTCTGATACATCAGAGAA
Above is a window of Eucalyptus grandis isolate ANBG69807.140 chromosome 9, ASM1654582v1, whole genome shotgun sequence DNA encoding:
- the LOC104444072 gene encoding LOW QUALITY PROTEIN: glutathione S-transferase TCHQD (The sequence of the model RefSeq protein was modified relative to this genomic sequence to represent the inferred CDS: inserted 1 base in 1 codon), which gives rise to MQLYHHPYSLDSQKVRLALEEKGIDYTSFHMNPITGKNLRPSFFRMNPTAKLPVFQNGSHVIFDTIEIIQYIERIAVVSVNNDSIAFSSDEVIQWMHRIQEWNPKFFTLSHVPEKYRQAVSKFXRRVLIARMAESPDLASSYHRKLKEAYHTEEKLRDPEVVRRSQEHLIRLLDEIEDRLSETAYIAGEEFSMADVMFIPVLARLALLNLEDEYINSRPNMAEYWSSVQQRPSYKKVIGRYFGGWRKYKTLAKTWCFIRLRNTLKKY